From Mycobacterium lacus, one genomic window encodes:
- the eccE gene encoding type VII secretion protein EccE gives MTPKLTGFSPVGKWRVAGVWATFVLTLGGWALGGYVGAGIAVAVGIALVFVRWWGQPAWSWAVLGLRGRRPISWDAPITVASNRSGGGVRVQDGTAVVAVQLLGRGHQATTVTGSVTVETDNVIDIVELVPMLHHPLGLRLDSISAVTFGSRHGTVGDYPRVYDAEIGTPPYAGRRETWLIMRLRVIDNSQALRWRTTVGTAAISVAQRIAGSLRCQGLRAKVATATDLAELDRRLGSDAVAGRAQRWKAIRGEAGWMTTYAYPVEAITSRVLSQAWTLRADEVIQNVTIYPDATCTATVTVRTPTPAPTPPSVLLRRLNGEQAAASAANMCGPRPHLRGLRRGPLPAQLITEIGTSGVLIGKLSNGDRLMIPLTDAGELSRVFVAADDPIAKRIVIRTAGAGERVCVHTRDQTRWASVRMPEVSVVNTSRPTPRTTVSVVEYAAPRKKGGDEGGVLDIAISPTPRPATVITIAPSGTTLPEGLRHGYEVTIEQVDRAMLNVSAAGQHWLVEMDLFRAENRYVSVEPVTMSSAI, from the coding sequence ATGACCCCGAAGCTGACCGGGTTCAGCCCGGTCGGCAAGTGGCGCGTGGCCGGGGTGTGGGCGACGTTCGTGCTCACGTTGGGCGGCTGGGCACTGGGCGGCTACGTCGGCGCGGGGATCGCTGTGGCGGTTGGCATCGCCCTGGTGTTCGTCCGGTGGTGGGGTCAGCCGGCGTGGTCGTGGGCGGTGCTGGGCCTGCGTGGCAGGCGGCCAATAAGCTGGGATGCCCCGATTACCGTGGCCAGCAACCGATCCGGCGGGGGTGTCCGCGTGCAAGACGGGACCGCGGTGGTCGCGGTGCAACTGCTCGGTCGAGGGCACCAGGCGACCACGGTGACGGGCTCGGTGACCGTCGAGACCGACAACGTCATCGACATCGTCGAACTGGTGCCGATGCTGCACCACCCGCTGGGCCTGCGACTCGACTCGATCAGCGCCGTCACATTCGGCTCTCGGCACGGCACCGTTGGTGACTATCCACGGGTGTATGACGCGGAGATCGGCACCCCGCCATATGCGGGGCGACGCGAAACGTGGCTGATCATGCGGCTGCGGGTGATCGACAACAGCCAAGCGTTACGGTGGCGCACGACCGTTGGGACAGCCGCTATTTCGGTCGCCCAACGCATCGCGGGCTCGCTGCGCTGCCAAGGGTTGCGGGCCAAGGTGGCCACCGCCACCGACCTGGCCGAGCTCGATCGCCGGCTGGGATCGGATGCGGTGGCCGGGCGTGCGCAGCGGTGGAAGGCCATCCGCGGCGAAGCCGGGTGGATGACGACCTATGCCTACCCGGTCGAGGCGATCACGTCGCGGGTTCTCTCGCAGGCATGGACGCTGCGCGCCGACGAGGTCATCCAGAACGTCACCATCTATCCGGACGCGACCTGCACCGCTACCGTAACCGTGCGCACCCCGACGCCGGCGCCTACCCCGCCCAGTGTGCTCTTGCGGCGGCTCAACGGTGAGCAAGCCGCCGCGTCGGCGGCCAACATGTGCGGCCCGCGGCCACACCTGCGCGGACTGCGGCGCGGTCCGCTGCCGGCGCAGCTCATCACCGAGATCGGGACCTCGGGAGTGCTGATAGGCAAGCTGAGCAACGGGGACCGGCTGATGATCCCGCTCACCGATGCCGGTGAACTGTCGCGGGTCTTCGTCGCCGCCGACGACCCGATCGCCAAACGGATCGTGATCCGCACCGCCGGTGCCGGCGAGCGCGTCTGTGTGCACACCCGCGACCAGACCCGCTGGGCCAGCGTACGAATGCCGGAAGTCAGCGTCGTCAACACGTCCCGACCCACGCCCCGCACCACCGTCAGCGTCGTGGAGTACGCAGCGCCGCGCAAGAAGGGTGGCGACGAGGGCGGCGTTCTCGATATCGCGATCTCTCCGACACCGCGGCCGGCCACCGTGATCACCATCGCCCCCTCGGGCACGACGCTGCCCGAGGGCCTTCGGCACGGGTACGAGGTGACTATCGAGCAGGTTGACCGCGCAATGCTGAATGTGAGTGCGGCAGGACAACATTGGCTGGTGGAGATGGACCTGTTCCGCGCGGAGAACCGCTACGTCAGCGTTGAGCCCGTCACGATGTCCAGCGCCATATAG
- the eccD gene encoding type VII secretion integral membrane protein EccD, whose amino-acid sequence MTSPHKVAFPARCAVNICYDKHLCSQVFPAGIPVEGFFEGMVELFDADLKRKGFDGVALPAGSYELHKINGVRLDINKSLDELGVQDGDTLVLVPRVAGESFEPQYESLSTGLAAMGKWLGRDGGDRVFAPVTPLTAAHTAVAIIAMAVGVVVALALRTRALTDALIPAAMAGGIGVLLVIGALVVWWGWRERRDLFSGFGWLAVVSLAVAGACAPPGALGAAHALIGLVVTILGAIAIGVATKKWWQTAVVTAVVTVCGILAVVAVIRMFRPASAQVLAICVLVALVVLVRMAPTIALWVARVRPPHFGSITGRDLFARREGMPVDTVSPVSEADTEDEDNELTDISARGAAIAASARLVNAVQVGMCVGVSAVLPAAVWGVLTPGRPWAWLALVVAGLVVGIFITQGRGFAAKYQAVALVCGASAAVCAGVVRYAVAAPRDAQAGLLWPALAVVVFAALGLAAALLVPAMRFRPLVRLTVEWLEVLAMIVLLPAAAALGGLFSWLRH is encoded by the coding sequence GTGACATCGCCGCATAAGGTTGCTTTCCCGGCGCGCTGTGCGGTCAACATTTGCTACGACAAGCATCTGTGCTCCCAGGTGTTCCCCGCGGGAATTCCGGTGGAGGGATTCTTCGAGGGAATGGTCGAGCTGTTCGACGCCGACCTGAAACGCAAAGGCTTCGACGGTGTTGCGTTGCCGGCGGGCAGCTACGAGTTGCACAAGATCAATGGTGTGCGGCTGGACATCAACAAGAGCCTCGACGAGCTTGGAGTTCAAGACGGCGACACGCTAGTGCTGGTGCCCCGGGTTGCCGGCGAGTCGTTCGAGCCGCAGTACGAGTCGCTGTCGACGGGCTTGGCGGCCATGGGCAAGTGGCTGGGCCGCGACGGCGGGGATCGGGTGTTTGCTCCGGTAACTCCGCTGACCGCCGCCCACACCGCCGTCGCGATCATCGCCATGGCGGTCGGCGTGGTGGTCGCTCTGGCGTTGCGGACCCGCGCACTCACCGACGCCCTAATCCCGGCTGCGATGGCCGGCGGGATCGGTGTGCTCCTGGTCATCGGCGCGCTGGTGGTGTGGTGGGGTTGGCGGGAGCGGCGCGACCTGTTCAGTGGGTTCGGGTGGCTGGCGGTGGTGTCGTTGGCCGTTGCCGGCGCCTGCGCGCCGCCGGGAGCGCTCGGCGCGGCGCATGCGCTGATCGGGCTCGTGGTGACAATTCTGGGCGCCATCGCGATCGGCGTGGCGACGAAGAAGTGGTGGCAGACCGCGGTGGTGACCGCGGTGGTGACGGTGTGCGGGATTCTTGCCGTGGTGGCCGTGATCCGGATGTTTCGGCCCGCTTCGGCGCAGGTGCTGGCGATCTGCGTGCTGGTCGCGCTAGTTGTCCTGGTCAGGATGGCCCCGACGATCGCGCTCTGGGTGGCACGGGTACGCCCCCCGCACTTCGGATCGATCACGGGACGCGACCTGTTCGCCCGCCGTGAGGGGATGCCCGTCGACACCGTGTCGCCGGTCAGCGAAGCCGACACCGAAGACGAGGACAACGAACTAACCGACATCTCCGCGCGTGGCGCCGCGATCGCCGCGTCGGCGCGACTGGTCAACGCGGTACAGGTCGGCATGTGCGTCGGAGTGTCGGCCGTGCTACCCGCGGCCGTGTGGGGGGTGCTGACGCCGGGACGTCCGTGGGCTTGGTTGGCGCTCGTGGTAGCCGGGCTGGTCGTGGGTATCTTCATCACCCAGGGCCGCGGATTCGCCGCGAAGTACCAGGCGGTGGCGCTGGTGTGCGGGGCCTCCGCCGCGGTGTGCGCGGGGGTTGTCAGGTATGCCGTTGCCGCGCCACGGGATGCCCAGGCCGGGCTGCTATGGCCCGCGCTGGCGGTGGTGGTTTTCGCCGCATTGGGTTTGGCCGCAGCGCTTCTGGTGCCTGCGATGCGGTTTCGGCCGCTTGTCCGGTTGACCGTGGAATGGCTTGAAGTGCTGGCCATGATCGTATTGCTGCCGGCGGCCGCGGCCCTCGGGGGGCTGTTCTCATGGCTGCGCCACTAA
- a CDS encoding LppA family lipoprotein, translating into MYEPYPPTPPGEAAKALEELRALPSFEDTKVQVQAAMDEITAAASKLIPSIVWETPHEGSTGNCQQPYEQTDGKRYFLPDEVAVRVPVSESDWAKIVEAAKEAAAKLDATDVQVIKNQPGDHDVWFSGPTGIFIKIGYRGNLVVSGYTGCRLPQDKK; encoded by the coding sequence GTGTACGAGCCCTACCCACCCACCCCACCCGGCGAGGCGGCAAAGGCCCTCGAAGAACTCAGGGCGCTGCCGTCGTTCGAAGACACCAAGGTTCAGGTGCAAGCCGCCATGGACGAAATCACCGCGGCCGCGAGCAAACTCATTCCGTCGATTGTCTGGGAGACGCCGCACGAGGGATCAACAGGCAACTGCCAACAACCATATGAGCAAACTGACGGTAAGCGATATTTTCTGCCCGACGAAGTGGCTGTTCGTGTGCCGGTCTCCGAGAGCGACTGGGCCAAGATTGTCGAGGCAGCCAAAGAGGCCGCCGCCAAGCTCGACGCCACGGACGTGCAGGTCATCAAAAACCAGCCCGGCGACCATGACGTGTGGTTTTCCGGCCCCACCGGGATCTTCATCAAGATCGGCTACCGCGGCAACCTCGTCGTCTCCGGCTATACCGGCTGCCGGCTGCCGCAAGATAAGAAATAG
- the mycP gene encoding type VII secretion-associated serine protease mycosin: MAAPLTRPWLRAAAAGAAAALVALSTNMPAAQAIPPPSVDPGMVPPDGPPRPDQPMRRANSCSTPITVKNPDVAQLAPGFNLLNISKAWQYSTGNGVPVAVIDTGVTPNPRLPVVSGGDYIMGEDGLSDCDAHGTVVSSIIGAVPQGILPMPRPMPATPAFPPPAGPPPVTAAPAPPVEVPPPILPPPPPTPVTITQTIAPPPPPPPEDGGGMAPSNGPPDPQTEDEPAVPPPAPGAPDGVVGVAPHAIVISIRQSSRAFEAVNPPPGDPNSDERVKAGTLNTVARAVVHAANMGAKVINISVTSCLPAVAPADQRALGAALWYAATVKDAVIVAAAGNDGEAGCDNNPTFDPLDPSDPRDWHQVKTVSSPSWFADYVLSVGAVDAGGAALDKSMSGPWVAVAAPGTHIMGLSPQGGGPVNAYPPTRPGEKNMPFWGTSFSAAYVSGVAALVRAKFPDLSAHQVINRIVQSAHNPPAGVDNKVGYGLVDPVAALTFNIPAGERVAPGSQSRLITPAPPPVPPDHRARNIAIGFVGAVAAGVLVAMIAAWLRRAR; encoded by the coding sequence ATGGCTGCGCCACTAACACGACCCTGGTTGCGCGCCGCGGCGGCGGGCGCAGCCGCCGCGCTGGTCGCCTTGTCAACCAATATGCCTGCCGCACAAGCCATCCCACCGCCGTCCGTGGATCCGGGAATGGTGCCGCCCGACGGGCCGCCGCGACCTGACCAGCCGATGCGCCGCGCGAACAGCTGCTCCACGCCGATCACCGTGAAAAACCCGGACGTGGCGCAGCTGGCGCCGGGCTTCAACCTGCTCAACATCAGCAAGGCCTGGCAATACAGCACCGGCAACGGTGTGCCCGTGGCGGTTATCGACACGGGCGTCACTCCCAACCCGCGATTGCCGGTGGTGTCGGGCGGCGACTACATCATGGGCGAAGACGGCCTGTCGGATTGTGACGCGCATGGCACGGTGGTGAGTTCCATCATTGGCGCTGTGCCGCAGGGGATCTTGCCGATGCCACGGCCAATGCCGGCCACCCCGGCGTTCCCGCCGCCGGCCGGGCCGCCACCGGTCACCGCTGCGCCCGCGCCGCCGGTGGAGGTTCCACCCCCGATACTCCCGCCACCGCCGCCGACCCCGGTGACGATCACGCAAACCATTGCGCCGCCACCCCCACCACCACCCGAGGACGGAGGCGGCATGGCGCCCTCCAACGGGCCGCCGGATCCGCAAACCGAGGACGAGCCCGCGGTGCCGCCGCCCGCGCCGGGCGCCCCGGACGGGGTGGTCGGGGTTGCCCCGCACGCGATCGTCATCTCGATCCGCCAGTCCTCACGGGCCTTCGAGGCGGTCAACCCGCCGCCGGGCGATCCCAACTCCGACGAGCGGGTCAAAGCCGGCACCCTCAACACGGTGGCCCGCGCAGTGGTACATGCGGCAAACATGGGGGCGAAGGTGATCAACATTTCGGTGACCTCATGCCTGCCGGCAGTGGCCCCCGCCGATCAGCGGGCGCTGGGTGCGGCGCTGTGGTATGCGGCCACCGTCAAGGACGCGGTGATCGTGGCCGCGGCCGGAAACGACGGGGAAGCAGGTTGCGATAACAACCCGACGTTTGACCCACTGGACCCGTCGGATCCACGCGACTGGCATCAAGTCAAGACGGTATCCTCACCGTCCTGGTTCGCCGATTACGTCCTGTCGGTCGGTGCTGTCGATGCCGGTGGCGCCGCGCTCGACAAGAGCATGTCCGGTCCCTGGGTCGCCGTTGCCGCGCCGGGCACCCACATTATGGGTCTCTCGCCCCAAGGCGGCGGACCGGTCAACGCCTACCCGCCGACGAGGCCGGGCGAGAAGAACATGCCGTTTTGGGGCACCAGCTTCTCGGCGGCTTACGTCAGCGGTGTCGCGGCGCTGGTGCGGGCGAAGTTTCCCGATCTCAGCGCCCACCAGGTGATCAATCGGATCGTGCAGTCGGCGCACAATCCGCCCGCGGGGGTGGACAACAAGGTGGGGTATGGGCTGGTCGACCCGGTCGCAGCGCTGACGTTCAACATCCCCGCTGGCGAGCGGGTGGCCCCGGGTTCACAGAGCCGGCTGATCACACCCGCGCCGCCCCCGGTGCCGCCGGATCACCGGGCGCGCAACATCGCCATCGGATTCGTCGGCGCGGTGGCGGCCGGTGTGCTGGTGGCGATGATCGCGGCGTGGCTGCGGAGGGCGCGATGA
- a CDS encoding PPE family protein, with amino-acid sequence MPDPGWAARTPEANDLLLKAGTGVATHVANQTAWTTLGATHHASGIASAINTAATAASWLGVGSAASALNVTMLNASLHGLVGWVDVKPAVVSAAIAAFETANAAMRPAPECMENRDEWTADNIANPSVLWTLTPRIVSLDVEYFGVMWPNNSAVGATYGGILAALSESLAIPPPVATMGASPAAPAQAASAIGQAAAETAAGDGMRSAYQGVQAGTTGAGQSTSAGENVGNQIGTFMQPVQSMMGAVPQALQAPSGLMQAPMSAMQPLQSMMGMFANPGALGMGAAAPGASAASASGGISAAAAEASVGAGGGGASLGGAGVPATSFTRPVSAFESGTSGRPVGLRPSGALGAEALRAPTTSIGGAPVGGMPVGHAVGGHRGSHGKSEQPTTVRVVDDRR; translated from the coding sequence GTGCCCGATCCAGGATGGGCTGCGCGTACGCCTGAGGCCAACGATCTGCTGCTCAAGGCCGGCACCGGAGTGGCCACGCACGTGGCCAACCAAACGGCATGGACCACGTTGGGCGCGACCCACCACGCCTCAGGCATCGCGTCGGCGATCAACACCGCCGCCACCGCGGCGAGCTGGTTGGGTGTCGGGTCGGCGGCCTCCGCGCTCAACGTCACCATGCTCAACGCCTCGCTGCACGGGCTGGTCGGCTGGGTCGACGTCAAGCCGGCGGTGGTATCGGCCGCGATCGCCGCGTTTGAGACCGCCAACGCCGCCATGCGCCCCGCTCCCGAGTGCATGGAGAACCGCGACGAGTGGACGGCCGACAACATCGCCAATCCCAGTGTGTTGTGGACATTGACCCCGCGCATCGTCTCGCTGGACGTCGAGTACTTCGGGGTGATGTGGCCGAACAACTCCGCCGTGGGCGCCACTTACGGGGGGATCCTTGCCGCGCTCTCGGAAAGCCTGGCCATTCCACCGCCGGTAGCGACCATGGGCGCATCACCGGCGGCTCCCGCACAGGCCGCCTCGGCGATCGGCCAGGCTGCCGCGGAAACCGCCGCCGGGGACGGAATGCGATCCGCCTACCAGGGGGTGCAGGCGGGGACAACCGGCGCCGGCCAGTCGACGTCGGCCGGTGAAAACGTCGGGAATCAGATCGGCACGTTCATGCAGCCGGTGCAATCGATGATGGGAGCGGTCCCGCAGGCGCTGCAGGCTCCGTCCGGATTGATGCAGGCGCCGATGAGCGCCATGCAGCCCCTGCAATCGATGATGGGCATGTTCGCCAACCCGGGCGCACTGGGCATGGGTGCGGCGGCACCGGGGGCCTCGGCGGCATCGGCGAGCGGTGGGATCTCGGCCGCGGCGGCCGAGGCGTCGGTGGGCGCCGGCGGCGGGGGCGCCTCCCTGGGCGGTGCGGGCGTGCCGGCGACCAGTTTCACCCGTCCGGTCAGCGCCTTTGAGTCCGGCACCAGCGGCCGGCCGGTCGGCTTGCGGCCCAGCGGCGCACTGGGCGCGGAGGCTCTGCGCGCGCCGACGACATCGATCGGCGGGGCCCCCGTCGGCGGCATGCCGGTGGGCCATGCGGTGGGGGGTCACCGCGGATCCCACGGCAAATCCGAGCAACCCACGACCGTGCGCGTCGTCGACGACCGGCGGTAG
- a CDS encoding MinD/ParA family ATP-binding protein, whose protein sequence is MMSPWNDPNMSDEGALGQGDPAGRRHFRDSVSDTMRITDLAAPRKIPPGAGWRKFVYVASFHKINPGESPRERHYRDLQGRIRRHIRRQYVVTVVSGKGGVGVTTMAACIGGVFRECRPDNVIAIDAVPGFGTLADRIDESPPGDYTAIINDTDVQGYADIREHLGQNTVGLDVLAGNRTSDQPRPLVPAMFSGVLSRLRRTHTVIIVDTSPDLEHDVMKPVLQSTDTLVFVSGITADKSRPVLRAVDYLRSQGYHELVSRSTVIINHTDGITDKDALAYLTERFTKVGAIVEVMPFDPHLAKGGIIDTVHELKKGSRLRLFEITAGLADKYVPDTERAAP, encoded by the coding sequence GTGATGAGCCCTTGGAATGACCCGAATATGTCGGACGAAGGTGCGCTCGGACAGGGGGATCCTGCGGGGCGGCGCCACTTTCGGGATTCGGTATCCGACACCATGCGGATTACCGATCTGGCGGCACCCCGAAAGATTCCCCCGGGCGCAGGTTGGCGCAAATTCGTCTACGTCGCGTCATTTCACAAAATTAACCCGGGCGAATCGCCCCGTGAGCGACACTATCGTGATTTACAGGGCCGTATCCGCCGCCATATCCGTCGGCAATATGTTGTCACCGTCGTTTCGGGTAAGGGCGGCGTCGGGGTGACGACAATGGCCGCCTGTATCGGCGGTGTGTTCCGCGAATGCCGGCCGGATAACGTGATCGCGATCGACGCGGTGCCGGGCTTCGGCACTCTGGCCGACCGCATCGACGAATCGCCGCCGGGGGACTACACCGCCATCATCAACGACACCGACGTCCAAGGTTACGCGGACATTCGGGAACACCTCGGGCAAAACACGGTGGGACTTGACGTGCTGGCCGGAAATCGCACATCGGACCAGCCCAGGCCGCTGGTGCCGGCGATGTTCTCCGGCGTGTTGTCCCGGCTGCGGCGAACCCACACCGTCATCATCGTCGACACCTCCCCTGACCTCGAGCACGATGTGATGAAGCCGGTGCTGCAGAGCACCGACACCCTGGTGTTTGTCTCGGGCATCACCGCGGACAAGTCCCGGCCGGTGCTGCGCGCGGTGGACTACCTCAGGTCGCAGGGCTATCACGAGCTGGTCTCGCGTAGCACCGTGATCATCAACCACACCGACGGCATCACCGACAAGGATGCGCTGGCGTACTTGACTGAGCGATTCACCAAGGTGGGCGCCATCGTGGAAGTAATGCCGTTCGATCCGCACCTGGCGAAAGGCGGGATCATCGACACGGTCCACGAGCTAAAGAAAGGTTCGCGGTTACGGCTTTTCGAAATCACCGCGGGACTCGCCGACAAATACGTTCCGGACACCGAGCGGGCTGCGCCGTGA
- a CDS encoding WXG100 family type VII secretion target, with amino-acid sequence MGDQITYNPGAVSDFASDVGSRAGQLHAIYEDTASKTNALQEFFAGHGAQGFFDAQAQMLSGLQGLIETVGQHGTTTGHVLDNAIGTDQAIAGLF; translated from the coding sequence ATGGGAGACCAAATCACCTATAACCCGGGAGCCGTGTCCGACTTCGCCTCGGATGTGGGCTCGCGCGCCGGCCAGCTCCACGCGATTTACGAGGACACCGCGAGCAAAACAAATGCGTTGCAAGAATTTTTCGCGGGCCACGGCGCGCAAGGGTTTTTCGACGCCCAGGCGCAGATGCTGTCGGGGCTGCAGGGGCTGATCGAGACGGTGGGTCAGCACGGGACCACGACCGGCCACGTGCTGGACAACGCGATCGGCACCGACCAGGCCATCGCCGGCCTGTTCTGA
- a CDS encoding ESX secretion-associated protein EspG, whose amino-acid sequence MLTTTVDGLWVLQAVTGVEQTCPELGLRPLLPRLDTAERALRHPVAADLMAAGALDEAGDADPMIREWLTVLLRRDLGLLITIGLPGSEPTRAAICRFASWWVVLERHGDRVRLYPAGIAHDETDAGELVVGQIERLCGVAEAAPLRPVTVDADELLQSARDPAGLRAFLLSQRLDIDQLQMVTMAADPTRSAHAAIVALQTGIGPEKTARMVVGDSTVAIVDSPAGRICVESVASGQRRYQVLSPGSRSDIGGAVQRLVRRLPAGEQWYSYRRVV is encoded by the coding sequence ATGCTGACAACGACCGTTGACGGCCTGTGGGTGTTGCAGGCGGTAACCGGGGTCGAACAGACCTGCCCCGAGCTGGGGTTGCGGCCCTTGTTGCCGCGGCTGGACACCGCCGAGCGGGCACTGCGCCACCCGGTGGCCGCCGACCTGATGGCCGCGGGTGCGCTGGATGAGGCCGGCGACGCCGACCCGATGATCCGCGAATGGCTCACCGTCCTGTTGCGGCGTGACCTGGGATTGCTCATAACTATCGGGTTGCCGGGCAGCGAGCCGACGCGCGCGGCCATTTGCCGATTCGCCAGCTGGTGGGTGGTGTTGGAACGCCACGGCGACCGTGTGCGGCTCTACCCGGCCGGCATTGCCCACGACGAGACCGACGCCGGTGAGCTCGTCGTGGGTCAGATCGAGCGGTTGTGCGGCGTCGCCGAGGCGGCGCCGCTGCGGCCGGTCACCGTGGACGCCGACGAGCTGCTTCAATCGGCACGCGACCCCGCCGGTCTGCGAGCGTTTCTGCTCAGCCAGCGTCTAGACATCGACCAGCTTCAAATGGTAACCATGGCGGCCGATCCCACGCGCTCCGCGCACGCGGCCATCGTGGCGCTGCAGACCGGCATCGGGCCGGAGAAAACGGCGCGCATGGTCGTCGGCGATTCAACGGTAGCCATCGTCGACAGCCCCGCCGGCCGTATCTGCGTGGAAAGCGTGGCGTCGGGGCAGCGCCGCTACCAGGTCCTCTCGCCGGGATCGCGCAGCGACATCGGTGGGGCGGTGCAGCGGCTTGTCCGTCGCCTGCCGGCCGGCGAACAGTGGTACTCCTACCGGCGTGTGGTCTAA
- a CDS encoding WXG100 family type VII secretion target, which translates to MADNTIQVTPQMLRSTAHDIQANMEHAMGIAKGYLANQENVMNPATWAGAGVVASHMTATEITNELNKVLTGGTRLAEGLVQAAALMEGHEADSQTAFQALFGAGHGS; encoded by the coding sequence ATGGCAGACAACACAATCCAGGTAACACCGCAGATGCTGCGCAGTACCGCCCACGACATCCAGGCGAATATGGAGCACGCCATGGGGATTGCCAAGGGTTACCTGGCCAATCAGGAAAACGTGATGAACCCGGCCACCTGGGCTGGCGCCGGCGTGGTTGCCTCGCACATGACCGCCACCGAGATCACCAACGAATTGAACAAGGTCCTGACCGGGGGCACGCGCCTGGCCGAGGGCCTCGTGCAGGCCGCGGCCCTGATGGAAGGGCACGAGGCGGACTCGCAGACCGCGTTCCAGGCACTGTTCGGCGCCGGCCACGGATCCTGA